One segment of Micromonospora sp. M71_S20 DNA contains the following:
- a CDS encoding MbtH family protein: MINPFEDPDALYLVLVNNEGQYSLWPAAIAVPDGWVTAYDRNSRSNCLKYVEEHWTDMRPKSLIEADRG, translated from the coding sequence ATGATTAATCCATTCGAAGACCCTGACGCCCTGTACCTGGTTCTCGTGAACAACGAGGGTCAGTACAGCCTGTGGCCCGCCGCCATCGCCGTTCCCGACGGCTGGGTCACCGCGTACGACAGGAATTCCCGCTCGAACTGCCTCAAGTACGTGGAAGAGCATTGGACCGACATGCGGCCCAAGAGCTTGATCGAAGCCGACCGTGGGTGA
- a CDS encoding non-ribosomal peptide synthetase: MNISDQVTADSSAPAREVLGELFTAQVTRTPDAVAVVFEDTVLSYAELDARANRLARYLVKQGVGPQRLVAVAMERSAELIVAVLAVLKSGAAYLPIDPAYPADRIAFMLADAAPTAILASRTVAATTLGVASNSVSGARVIAVDDPAIHTAVAALPATDLSDADRVAPLLPGHPAYVIYTSGSTGRPKGVVVEHHSAAWLASWAASTFGPDQFSRVLASTSLSFDVSVFEVFGPLACGGCVEVVRDVLVLARGRWSGSLISTAPSAMTGVLAAADSSASADAQTVVLAGEALTAPVLRAVRAAVPGARVVNAYGPTEATVYATAGDMAAELELGDGPLPIGRPLAGARVYVLDEELRPVPAGVTGELYLAGAGLARGYLNRPGLTAERFVACPFDAGERMYRTGDLVRWADDGQIVFVGRADDQVKIRGLRIEPGEIESVLAAQPGVGRAVVVMREDRPGEPRLVGYVVPAPGSRVDPAAVRREAARTLPRYMVPAAVMVLDALPQTVSGKLDRRALPAPDFGAAVGDQDPATPHEAVLGELFAEVLGLDRVGVGDNFFDLGGHSLLATRLISRVRSVLGAELDIRVVFENPTVRSLARSLAGADSARPPLVRVEDRPERLPLSFAQQRLWFMNEYDGPNAMFNVPFAWRLRGGLNAEALTAALRDVTGRHEALRTVFQVAGGQPYQRVVDAAVAVPRVTVAEADQRSLPGLLEGAVRHVFDLANELPVRAWLYRLGPAEHVLLVVMHHTASDGWSAGVLVRDLSEAYRARLAGRAPEWADLPVQYADYTLWQRRLLGEDRDGGGVLAGQLEFWRSALAGLPDQLDLPTDRLRPAHPTHRGGMVQLELDAELHRRLEELAREHQVTLFMVLQAGLAVLLSRSGAGTDIPIGTMVAGRTDEAVHDLVGFFGNTLVLRVDLSGNPSVGELLGQVRELDLTAFANQDVPFERLVEELNPVRSASRHPLFQVMLTSDDDTSKHWQVPGLLAQTEPVVGETAKFDLTMFFRGEYAADGSPTGIRCAFEYALDLFDASTVQALAGRLTRLLSQAADDPDRRISELELLTPAERDLILRQWNDTAHHAPGTTITEAFAAQVARTPDAVAVVDARTRLTYRELDERSSRLAAMLTTAGVTTESPVLVVMKRSAQLWVALLAVLKAGGVYVPANVAWPVSRIALVADDVDAVAVLCDEDLTGIAKQASPEAPVVLATAADVDTGTRVDLPDAVRHPDQLAYVIYTSGSTGVPKGVAVAHRDVVDMVLDPAWPDGVHERMLVHSPHSYDIATYELWIALLRGGTCVAAPAEEMSIADLAEVIASTAPTAMWLTSALFDAVSVEQPSALAGLRMVVVGGDAVSGVALRRVVERCPGVLMVNGYGPSETTTFTTLHMMTDFSDEEATRPVPIGGPMANMRLFVLDSALQPVPVGVTGELYIAGAGMARGYMNRPELTAERFVACPFGTGERMYRTGDLVRWADDGLLVFVGRTDHQVKIRGFRVEPGEIEAALVAQPGVGQAAVVAREDRPGDRRLVAYVVPEPGGRVDPAAARQEVARTLPEFMVPTAVMVLDALPLTVNGKLDRRALPAPDYSSASSGQEPATPREAKLCELFAQALGVDRVGVDDNFFDLGGHSLLAAVLLARLEDQYGIKITLKTFLANPSVNGVASQAPLPGVDQRDTSPSAV, encoded by the coding sequence ATGAACATCAGTGACCAGGTGACGGCGGATTCTTCTGCTCCTGCGAGGGAGGTCCTGGGTGAGCTGTTCACGGCGCAGGTGACCCGGACCCCGGATGCGGTCGCGGTGGTGTTCGAGGACACGGTGCTGTCGTACGCGGAGCTGGACGCGCGGGCGAACCGGCTGGCCCGGTACCTGGTGAAGCAAGGTGTCGGCCCGCAGCGACTGGTCGCCGTGGCGATGGAACGCTCCGCGGAGCTGATCGTCGCGGTCCTGGCGGTCCTCAAGTCCGGTGCCGCCTACCTGCCGATCGACCCCGCCTACCCCGCCGACCGGATCGCCTTCATGCTCGCCGACGCCGCTCCGACGGCTATCCTCGCCTCGCGCACCGTGGCCGCGACCACCCTCGGCGTGGCATCGAACAGCGTGAGCGGCGCGCGGGTGATCGCGGTCGACGACCCGGCGATCCACACTGCCGTGGCAGCCCTGCCCGCCACCGACCTGTCTGATGCGGACCGTGTCGCGCCGCTGCTGCCCGGCCACCCCGCCTACGTGATCTACACGTCGGGGTCGACGGGGCGGCCCAAGGGTGTCGTGGTCGAGCACCACTCCGCCGCGTGGTTGGCGTCCTGGGCGGCGTCGACGTTCGGCCCGGACCAGTTCAGCCGGGTGCTGGCGTCGACGTCGTTGAGCTTCGACGTGTCGGTGTTCGAGGTGTTCGGACCGCTGGCCTGCGGCGGCTGCGTGGAAGTGGTGCGGGACGTGCTGGTGCTGGCGCGTGGCCGCTGGTCCGGCAGCCTGATCAGCACGGCGCCCTCGGCGATGACGGGGGTGCTGGCCGCGGCGGATTCCTCCGCGTCCGCGGACGCGCAGACGGTGGTGCTGGCGGGCGAGGCGTTGACCGCGCCGGTGCTGCGGGCCGTGCGGGCGGCGGTGCCCGGCGCCCGGGTGGTCAACGCGTACGGGCCGACCGAGGCCACGGTGTACGCCACGGCCGGGGACATGGCGGCGGAGCTCGAACTGGGCGACGGACCGCTGCCGATCGGCCGCCCGCTGGCGGGCGCGCGGGTGTACGTGCTGGACGAGGAGTTGCGGCCGGTTCCGGCGGGGGTGACCGGCGAGCTCTACCTCGCGGGCGCGGGGCTGGCCCGGGGGTATCTGAACCGACCGGGCCTGACGGCGGAGCGGTTCGTGGCGTGCCCGTTCGATGCGGGGGAGCGCATGTACCGCACCGGGGACCTGGTCCGATGGGCCGACGACGGCCAGATCGTCTTCGTGGGACGCGCTGACGACCAGGTGAAGATCCGGGGCCTGCGGATCGAGCCGGGGGAGATCGAGTCGGTGCTGGCCGCGCAGCCGGGAGTGGGCCGGGCCGTGGTGGTGATGCGGGAGGACCGTCCCGGTGAGCCGCGGTTGGTCGGCTACGTGGTGCCCGCGCCCGGCAGCCGGGTGGACCCGGCGGCGGTACGGCGGGAGGCCGCCAGGACGCTGCCGAGGTACATGGTGCCGGCCGCGGTGATGGTGCTGGACGCGCTACCGCAGACGGTGAGCGGCAAGCTGGACCGGCGAGCGCTGCCGGCGCCGGACTTCGGTGCCGCGGTCGGCGACCAGGATCCGGCCACCCCGCATGAGGCGGTGCTCGGTGAGCTCTTCGCTGAGGTCCTGGGCCTCGACCGGGTCGGCGTCGGAGACAACTTCTTCGACCTGGGCGGGCACTCGCTGCTGGCGACCCGCCTGATCAGCCGGGTGCGGTCGGTGTTGGGCGCGGAGCTGGACATCCGCGTGGTGTTCGAGAACCCGACGGTGCGGTCGCTGGCGCGGTCGCTGGCGGGGGCGGACAGTGCGCGGCCGCCTCTGGTGCGGGTGGAGGACCGGCCGGAGCGACTGCCGTTGTCGTTCGCGCAGCAGCGTCTGTGGTTCATGAACGAGTACGACGGCCCGAACGCGATGTTCAACGTGCCGTTCGCGTGGCGGCTGCGTGGCGGGCTGAATGCGGAGGCGCTGACCGCGGCGCTGCGGGACGTGACGGGTCGCCACGAGGCGCTGCGCACGGTCTTCCAGGTCGCTGGCGGGCAGCCGTACCAGCGGGTGGTGGACGCGGCGGTGGCGGTACCGCGGGTGACGGTGGCCGAGGCCGATCAGAGGAGCCTGCCGGGCTTGCTGGAGGGGGCCGTACGGCACGTCTTCGACCTGGCCAACGAGCTGCCGGTGCGGGCGTGGCTGTACCGACTGGGGCCCGCGGAGCACGTACTGCTCGTCGTGATGCACCACACCGCCAGCGATGGCTGGTCGGCCGGAGTGCTCGTACGGGATCTGAGCGAGGCGTACCGGGCACGGCTGGCCGGGCGGGCCCCGGAGTGGGCGGACCTGCCGGTGCAGTACGCCGACTACACGCTGTGGCAGCGTCGGCTGCTCGGCGAGGACCGGGACGGCGGCGGCGTGCTGGCGGGGCAGCTGGAGTTCTGGCGCTCCGCGCTGGCGGGCCTGCCCGATCAGCTGGACCTGCCGACCGACCGGCTGCGGCCCGCGCATCCCACGCATCGCGGCGGCATGGTCCAGCTGGAGCTGGACGCCGAGCTGCACCGCAGGCTGGAGGAGCTGGCGCGCGAGCACCAGGTGACGTTGTTCATGGTGCTGCAGGCCGGGCTCGCGGTGCTGCTGTCGCGCAGCGGGGCGGGCACCGACATCCCGATCGGCACCATGGTGGCGGGCCGCACCGACGAGGCCGTCCACGATCTGGTGGGATTCTTCGGCAACACGCTGGTGCTGCGGGTGGACCTGTCGGGCAACCCGAGCGTCGGCGAGCTGCTGGGCCAGGTGCGGGAGCTGGACCTCACCGCGTTCGCCAACCAGGACGTGCCGTTCGAGCGCCTCGTGGAGGAGCTCAACCCGGTCCGGTCCGCCTCGCGGCACCCGCTGTTCCAGGTGATGCTCACCTCCGATGACGACACCAGCAAGCACTGGCAGGTGCCGGGTCTGCTGGCGCAGACCGAGCCGGTGGTGGGCGAGACGGCCAAGTTCGACCTGACCATGTTCTTCCGCGGGGAGTACGCCGCCGACGGCTCGCCGACCGGGATCCGCTGCGCGTTCGAGTACGCCCTGGACCTGTTCGACGCGTCCACCGTGCAGGCCCTCGCCGGCCGGCTGACCCGGCTGCTGAGCCAGGCTGCCGACGACCCGGACCGGCGGATCAGCGAGTTGGAACTGCTCACGCCGGCTGAGCGGGACCTCATCCTGCGCCAGTGGAACGACACCGCCCACCACGCTCCCGGAACGACGATAACCGAGGCCTTCGCGGCGCAGGTGGCCCGCACCCCGGACGCGGTCGCGGTCGTCGACGCCCGGACGAGGCTGACGTACCGGGAGTTGGACGAGCGGTCCAGCCGACTGGCGGCGATGCTGACGACCGCGGGCGTCACGACGGAGTCGCCGGTGCTCGTCGTGATGAAACGGTCGGCGCAGCTGTGGGTGGCGCTGCTCGCCGTGCTCAAGGCCGGCGGGGTGTACGTGCCCGCCAACGTGGCCTGGCCGGTGTCACGGATCGCACTGGTGGCCGACGACGTGGATGCGGTGGCGGTGCTGTGCGACGAGGACCTGACGGGAATCGCCAAGCAGGCGAGCCCCGAGGCGCCGGTCGTACTGGCCACGGCCGCGGATGTCGACACCGGGACGCGGGTGGACCTCCCGGACGCGGTGCGGCACCCGGACCAACTCGCGTACGTGATCTACACGTCCGGGTCGACCGGAGTGCCCAAGGGAGTCGCGGTGGCGCACCGGGACGTGGTCGACATGGTGCTGGACCCGGCGTGGCCGGACGGCGTGCACGAGCGGATGCTGGTGCACTCACCGCACTCGTACGACATCGCGACGTACGAGCTGTGGATAGCGCTGCTGCGCGGAGGCACCTGCGTGGCGGCGCCGGCGGAGGAGATGAGCATCGCCGACCTGGCGGAGGTGATCGCCTCGACGGCCCCGACGGCCATGTGGCTCACCTCGGCGTTGTTCGACGCGGTGTCGGTGGAACAGCCGTCGGCGCTGGCCGGGCTGCGGATGGTCGTGGTCGGCGGGGACGCCGTGTCCGGCGTCGCGCTGCGCCGGGTGGTCGAGCGGTGCCCGGGCGTGCTGATGGTCAACGGGTACGGGCCGAGCGAGACGACGACGTTCACGACGTTGCACATGATGACCGACTTCTCGGACGAGGAGGCGACGCGGCCGGTGCCGATCGGCGGGCCGATGGCCAACATGCGGCTGTTCGTGCTCGACAGCGCGCTGCAGCCGGTGCCGGTGGGGGTCACGGGCGAGCTCTACATCGCGGGCGCCGGAATGGCGCGGGGCTACATGAACCGGCCGGAGCTGACGGCGGAGCGGTTCGTGGCGTGCCCGTTCGGTACGGGCGAACGGATGTACCGTACGGGGGACCTGGTCCGGTGGGCCGACGACGGCCTGCTGGTGTTCGTGGGGCGCACCGACCATCAGGTGAAGATCCGGGGGTTCCGGGTCGAGCCGGGCGAGATCGAGGCGGCGCTGGTCGCGCAGCCGGGGGTGGGCCAGGCCGCGGTGGTGGCGCGGGAGGACCGGCCCGGTGACCGGCGGCTGGTGGCGTACGTGGTGCCGGAACCCGGCGGCCGGGTGGACCCGGCGGCGGCACGGCAGGAAGTGGCCAGGACGCTGCCGGAGTTCATGGTGCCGACGGCGGTGATGGTGCTGGACGCGCTGCCGCTGACGGTGAACGGGAAGCTGGACCGGCGGGCGCTGCCGGCGCCGGACTACAGTTCCGCGTCCAGCGGCCAGGAGCCGGCCACGCCACGAGAGGCGAAGCTGTGTGAGCTGTTCGCCCAGGCGCTGGGCGTCGACCGGGTGGGAGTCGACGACAACTTCTTCGACCTGGGCGGCCACTCCCTGCTCGCCGCCGTCCTGCTGGCTCGGCTGGAAGACCAGTACGGCATCAAGATCACCCTCAAGACCTTCCTCGCCAACCCTTCGGTCAACGGTGTCGCCAGCCAGGCGCCGCTGCCCGGCGTGGACCAGCGCGACACGAGCCCCAGTGCCGTGTGA
- a CDS encoding dihydrofolate reductase family protein, with the protein MRPLRFSLNVTLDGCYDHRESAGGEEIHRHYAENLARADALLFGRVTYKMMEEAWRPAAGPGTRPESTDHFARTLDSAKKYVVSNTLEHVDWNAEVLRGDLGKAVEQLKQEPGNGLFLCGVQLAFALAELDLIDEYEFVVHPRLSGHGPTLFAGLPKSIDLKLVDKKQFESGAVAMRYEPRR; encoded by the coding sequence ATGAGACCTCTTCGGTTTTCCCTCAACGTCACATTGGACGGGTGCTACGACCATCGTGAATCAGCCGGAGGCGAGGAAATTCATCGGCACTATGCCGAGAACCTCGCCCGGGCCGATGCCCTCCTCTTCGGTCGGGTGACCTACAAGATGATGGAGGAGGCGTGGCGGCCGGCGGCGGGGCCGGGAACGCGGCCCGAATCGACGGACCACTTCGCCCGGACGCTCGACTCGGCGAAGAAGTACGTCGTGTCGAACACGCTGGAGCATGTCGACTGGAACGCCGAGGTGCTGCGTGGCGACCTGGGCAAGGCCGTTGAGCAGCTCAAGCAGGAGCCAGGCAATGGCTTGTTCCTGTGCGGCGTGCAACTCGCGTTCGCGTTGGCGGAGCTGGATCTGATCGACGAGTACGAGTTTGTGGTCCACCCGAGACTGTCGGGGCACGGGCCGACTCTGTTTGCGGGGCTCCCGAAGTCGATCGACCTGAAGCTCGTCGACAAGAAGCAGTTCGAGTCGGGCGCGGTCGCGATGCGGTACGAGCCGAGGAGATAA